The Devosia sp. SD17-2 genome includes a region encoding these proteins:
- a CDS encoding CpsD/CapB family tyrosine-protein kinase, translating into MDTLNGDLGPLMANPNLELAWSALAPLELDIWRLERQRVIALNRRDPGAEAFDVLRTKVLRDAREHGWNTLGISAPTADCGRATVAANLAISLARLENFKVALIDLELRGHNLSRIFGHSGRYSTEDFLRGKCRSEDFLVRFGDNLVVGTSAPSTNHVAELLHGATATAVLNRLKTELGADIIVYNLPALVEGDECLGLLPRVEASLLVVAAEESTVADIDVAERQLSERTRLLGVVLNKCRYETGKNSNYQV; encoded by the coding sequence ATGGACACACTCAACGGAGATCTCGGCCCACTCATGGCCAATCCCAATCTAGAACTGGCCTGGTCGGCCCTCGCCCCCCTCGAGCTCGACATCTGGCGGCTTGAGCGCCAGCGGGTTATCGCGCTCAACCGTCGCGATCCCGGCGCCGAGGCCTTTGATGTCCTGCGCACCAAAGTGCTGCGCGACGCCAGAGAGCACGGCTGGAACACACTGGGCATTTCCGCTCCGACGGCCGATTGCGGCAGGGCCACCGTGGCAGCAAATTTGGCCATCAGTCTCGCCCGGCTTGAGAATTTCAAGGTGGCGCTGATCGACCTCGAATTGCGCGGCCACAACCTTTCCCGCATCTTCGGGCACTCGGGACGCTACTCGACCGAGGATTTCCTGCGCGGCAAATGCCGGAGCGAGGATTTTCTCGTCCGCTTCGGCGACAATCTCGTCGTCGGCACCAGCGCCCCCTCAACCAATCACGTCGCCGAACTGCTCCACGGCGCCACGGCGACGGCGGTGTTGAACCGGCTCAAGACCGAGCTTGGTGCCGACATCATCGTCTACAATCTGCCGGCCCTCGTCGAAGGCGACGAGTGCCTGGGCCTCCTTCCTCGGGTCGAGGCCAGCCTGCTTGTCGTCGCCGCTGAAGAAAGCACGGTCGCCGATATCGACGTAGCCGAACGTCAGCTGAGCGAGCGGACCCGTCTCCTCGGCGTCGTGCTCAACAAATGCCGCTACGAAACCGGAAAGAACAGCAATTACCAGGTCTGA
- a CDS encoding HlyD family type I secretion periplasmic adaptor subunit, producing the protein MRDPLRLGGPRIKPLRPQDHFLGSLHRHAVLGLIVVAVLVLGLGGWVALAQVESAVIAQGIVVVEGGSRKVQHPEGGIVREILVADNDEVTTGQLLVRLDDVFAQAELGVMKTQLREALGTSARLSAESVGSTSMTMLKVAGVLEGDPLLEQVLVEQLRLLMTRKQSLDSSVSRIKELMTEKEALIAGQEAQITAYSSQLDIVTEELGQLETLTGQALVSNQRVNDVRLSKAEIEGQLAGVRSAIASTQSSIAELRLQSEQTVSDFRSQALVELQRVSQTIAEVSEKIIAAEARLARLEIRAPVDGIVHESSVHTVGGVVSPADVLMLIVPRAVHLVVDLRVRPTDVTRLHVGQPADVRLLSFDTRSTPLLVGKVDAIAPDLLRDPVTGMDYFSVRVDVADEELINLPADAQLTPGMPAEGFFQTGARSVWSYLMGPIEERFLRTFREG; encoded by the coding sequence ATGCGTGATCCCCTGCGCCTTGGCGGGCCGAGAATAAAGCCGCTCCGGCCGCAGGACCATTTCCTTGGGAGCCTGCACCGCCATGCCGTGCTCGGGCTGATCGTTGTCGCGGTACTGGTGCTGGGGCTCGGCGGCTGGGTCGCTCTGGCTCAGGTCGAGAGCGCGGTGATCGCCCAGGGGATCGTGGTGGTGGAGGGTGGTTCGCGAAAAGTCCAGCATCCGGAAGGTGGTATCGTTCGCGAGATCCTCGTGGCGGACAATGATGAAGTCACCACGGGACAATTGCTGGTGCGGCTCGACGATGTGTTCGCGCAGGCCGAACTGGGCGTGATGAAGACCCAACTGCGTGAAGCGCTTGGGACCAGTGCCCGGCTTTCTGCCGAGAGCGTTGGGAGTACGTCCATGACCATGCTCAAGGTGGCGGGTGTGCTCGAAGGCGACCCGCTGCTCGAGCAGGTGCTGGTCGAGCAGCTTCGCCTGTTGATGACGCGAAAACAGTCACTCGACAGCTCGGTGTCCCGGATCAAGGAATTGATGACCGAGAAAGAAGCGCTGATCGCCGGGCAGGAGGCCCAGATCACCGCTTATTCCAGCCAGCTCGATATTGTCACTGAGGAACTGGGGCAGCTCGAAACCCTGACCGGGCAGGCGCTGGTGTCGAACCAGCGCGTCAATGATGTCCGGCTCAGCAAGGCGGAGATCGAGGGGCAATTGGCGGGCGTGCGTTCCGCCATTGCCTCGACGCAAAGCTCAATCGCGGAGTTGCGGCTGCAGTCCGAGCAGACGGTGAGCGATTTTCGGAGCCAGGCGCTGGTGGAGTTGCAGCGGGTCTCGCAGACGATAGCGGAGGTGAGCGAGAAGATCATCGCGGCTGAAGCCCGGCTCGCGCGGCTGGAAATTCGCGCGCCCGTCGACGGGATTGTGCACGAATCGAGCGTGCATACAGTGGGTGGAGTGGTGTCGCCCGCCGATGTACTGATGCTGATCGTGCCGCGCGCGGTCCACCTGGTGGTTGATCTGCGGGTGCGGCCCACGGACGTGACCCGGCTTCATGTGGGCCAGCCGGCCGATGTGCGCCTGTTGAGCTTTGACACGCGCAGCACGCCGCTGTTGGTTGGCAAGGTCGACGCGATTGCGCCTGATCTGCTGCGCGATCCGGTGACGGGGATGGACTATTTCTCGGTGCGGGTCGATGTGGCCGATGAGGAATTGATCAATCTTCCGGCCGACGCGCAGCTGACGCCGGGCATGCCGGCCGAGGGCTTTTTCCAGACGGGCGCGCGGTCCGTCTGGTCTTATCTGATGGGGCCGATCGAAGAGCGGTTTCTCCGGACATTCCGGGAAGGCTGA
- a CDS encoding acyltransferase: MSTLLDEPAIARTVKAIHGRNTSASDPAFEAGFAEWLAENYDGHLLDAYARFATGDGRLDALMRKLIFKAGARACGSGLQVGSQVGFKHLETFEIGTNVFIGAGAYIQGRFDGHCKIGNQVWIGPQAYFDARNLELGDHVGWGPGAKVLGSQHTGLPTDVPVIATDLEIKPVRIGAGADIGTNATILPGVTIGEGAIIGAGAVVNTDIPPFTVAAGVPARVLRQR, from the coding sequence ATGTCTACGCTGCTTGACGAACCCGCCATCGCCCGCACGGTCAAGGCCATTCACGGCCGGAACACGTCCGCTAGCGACCCTGCCTTCGAGGCCGGCTTTGCCGAATGGCTGGCCGAAAATTACGACGGGCACCTGCTGGACGCCTATGCGCGCTTTGCCACCGGCGACGGCCGGCTAGATGCGCTGATGCGAAAACTGATCTTCAAGGCTGGCGCCCGCGCCTGCGGGTCAGGCCTGCAAGTCGGCAGCCAGGTTGGCTTCAAGCATCTCGAAACCTTCGAAATCGGCACCAATGTCTTCATCGGCGCCGGCGCCTATATCCAGGGCCGCTTTGATGGCCATTGCAAGATCGGCAATCAGGTCTGGATTGGCCCGCAGGCCTATTTCGACGCCCGCAATCTCGAGCTTGGCGATCACGTCGGCTGGGGGCCCGGCGCCAAAGTGCTGGGCTCCCAGCACACCGGCCTGCCCACCGATGTCCCGGTTATCGCCACCGATCTCGAAATCAAGCCGGTCCGCATCGGCGCGGGCGCCGATATCGGCACCAATGCCACCATCCTGCCCGGCGTCACCATTGGCGAAGGCGCCATCATCGGAGCCGGCGCCGTCGTCAACACCGATATCCCCCCTTTTACCGTAGCCGCCGGCGTCCCCGCCCGCGTGCTGCGCCAGCGCTGA
- a CDS encoding Gfo/Idh/MocA family oxidoreductase, with product MIGIGVIGYGYWGPNLVRNFSDIPTVDLRWVCDLQTERLARLRSRYPAVQITEDMNDVLNDPKVDAVAIATPVSSHFELAMKCLKAGKSVFVEKPITATAEEARRLIDEADRRGLVVAVDHTFIHTGAVKKLRDIIRNDLGELYYYDSVRVNLGIFQHDVSVMWDLAVHDLSIMDYVIGAQPVAVSALGMSHIEGSPENIAYLNLHYDCKLMAHIHVNWLAPLKVRRTLVGGSRKMVVYDDLEPSEKIKIYDRGLTIDPMAPKAGERRNQMRIGYRAGDMSAPQLDITEALGSELAEFVSCVERGTKPIADGAAGLRVVKILEAATQSMAQGGSVVELAREKVFS from the coding sequence ATGATCGGCATCGGTGTCATTGGCTATGGATATTGGGGGCCCAATCTGGTCCGCAATTTCTCCGATATTCCCACGGTCGATTTGCGCTGGGTGTGCGATCTGCAGACCGAGCGCCTCGCCCGGTTGCGCTCGCGCTATCCGGCGGTCCAGATCACCGAGGACATGAATGACGTCCTCAACGACCCCAAGGTCGACGCAGTCGCTATCGCCACCCCGGTCTCGAGCCATTTCGAGCTGGCGATGAAGTGCCTCAAGGCGGGCAAGTCCGTCTTTGTCGAAAAGCCCATCACCGCCACCGCCGAAGAGGCCCGCCGCCTCATCGATGAAGCCGACCGGCGCGGTCTGGTCGTCGCCGTGGATCACACCTTCATCCACACCGGCGCGGTCAAGAAACTGCGCGACATCATCCGCAACGACCTCGGCGAGCTCTACTACTACGACTCCGTCCGGGTAAATTTGGGCATCTTCCAGCACGACGTCAGCGTCATGTGGGACCTTGCCGTCCATGACCTGTCCATCATGGACTATGTCATCGGCGCCCAGCCCGTCGCCGTCTCGGCGCTCGGCATGTCCCACATTGAAGGCTCGCCGGAAAACATCGCCTACCTCAACCTGCATTACGACTGCAAGTTGATGGCCCATATCCACGTCAACTGGCTGGCCCCGCTCAAGGTGCGCCGCACCCTCGTCGGCGGCAGCCGCAAGATGGTGGTCTATGACGACCTCGAGCCCAGCGAAAAAATCAAGATCTACGATCGCGGGCTGACCATTGACCCCATGGCCCCCAAGGCCGGCGAACGTCGCAATCAGATGCGCATCGGCTACCGCGCCGGCGACATGTCGGCGCCCCAGCTCGACATCACCGAAGCCCTCGGCTCCGAGCTCGCCGAATTCGTGTCCTGCGTTGAACGCGGCACCAAACCCATCGCCGACGGCGCTGCAGGCCTGCGCGTCGTCAAGATTCTCGAAGCCGCGACCCAGTCGATGGCCCAGGGCGGTTCCGTTGTCGAACTCGCCCGCGAAAAGGTGTTCTCATGA
- a CDS encoding type I secretion system permease/ATPase produces the protein MMVASAAPNSLGDVVRQARGHLIVLFLLSVTSNILMLTGSVFMLQVYDLVIPSRSPETLVALTALVVVLFGFYAVIEWIRARMAGRIGGLLHDRLSQRLFPLTMRMKLNQSHLRLSNPVQDLDQVRMFVSGPGAISLLDVPWVPIYLALAFYLHPWLGMLALAGGLMMTLLLVLNELNSHRPAMATTAAAAERAALSRDADTNAESIFAMGMQDAVTHRWGRAAEQLVRTQTRSFDRMAFYGSLTKGFRYLLQSAVLALGAYLVIQNQATGGVMIAASILTSRALAPIEQVVAHWRNFVSARQAGGRVNRMLQVSLEPVRPTRLPILRQSVSVENLSTGIDRDHAPVARGVNFTLNAGDGLGIIGPSGAGKSSVARALVGVWPVLAGAIRLDGSELAHFDAKELGAATGYLPQAVELLDGTIAEIIGRFDENHDTEAILEAAWAAGVHGLISSLPNGYETRLGPHGSNLSAGQRQRVGLARALYGNPFLIVLDEPNSNLDMEGDEALTGAILNARRRGAIVVVVAHRPSAVAAVDKLLFMRDGRQAAFGNKGEVLEQVALPPARGRDA, from the coding sequence ATGATGGTTGCCAGCGCTGCCCCCAATTCGCTCGGCGACGTGGTGCGCCAGGCGCGTGGGCATTTGATTGTGCTGTTTCTGCTCAGCGTCACCTCCAACATATTGATGCTGACCGGCTCGGTTTTCATGCTGCAGGTCTATGACCTCGTCATTCCGAGCCGCTCGCCGGAAACGCTGGTGGCGCTGACGGCGCTGGTGGTGGTGCTGTTCGGCTTTTACGCTGTCATCGAGTGGATCCGGGCGCGTATGGCAGGGCGCATCGGGGGACTTCTGCACGACCGGCTGAGCCAGCGCCTGTTTCCGCTGACCATGCGGATGAAGCTTAACCAGAGCCATCTGCGGCTGAGCAATCCGGTGCAGGATCTCGACCAGGTGCGCATGTTTGTCTCCGGGCCGGGGGCGATTTCGCTGCTCGATGTGCCCTGGGTGCCGATCTATCTGGCGCTGGCGTTTTACCTGCATCCCTGGCTGGGCATGCTGGCGCTGGCGGGTGGGCTCATGATGACGCTGTTGCTGGTGCTCAACGAGCTGAATTCGCATCGGCCTGCCATGGCGACGACTGCCGCAGCGGCGGAACGGGCCGCGCTGTCGCGCGACGCCGACACAAATGCGGAATCTATCTTTGCCATGGGCATGCAGGACGCGGTGACCCATCGCTGGGGCCGCGCCGCCGAACAATTGGTGCGCACCCAGACGCGTTCGTTCGACCGCATGGCGTTTTACGGGTCACTCACCAAGGGGTTTCGCTATCTGCTGCAGTCTGCCGTGCTGGCACTGGGGGCGTATCTCGTCATTCAGAACCAGGCGACGGGCGGGGTGATGATCGCGGCCTCGATCCTCACGTCGCGGGCGCTGGCGCCGATCGAGCAGGTGGTGGCGCACTGGCGCAATTTCGTCAGCGCACGGCAGGCGGGAGGCAGGGTCAATCGCATGCTGCAGGTTTCGCTCGAGCCAGTGCGGCCGACGCGGCTCCCGATCCTGCGCCAGAGCGTCAGCGTTGAAAATCTCTCAACCGGGATCGACCGTGATCATGCTCCAGTGGCACGCGGCGTGAATTTTACGCTCAATGCCGGCGACGGCCTCGGGATCATCGGGCCCTCGGGCGCCGGAAAATCCTCGGTGGCCCGGGCGCTGGTGGGTGTCTGGCCGGTGCTGGCCGGGGCGATCCGGCTGGATGGGTCGGAGCTGGCGCATTTCGACGCCAAGGAACTGGGCGCGGCCACCGGATATCTGCCGCAGGCGGTGGAACTGCTCGACGGCACGATTGCCGAAATTATCGGCCGGTTCGACGAGAACCACGATACCGAGGCTATCCTCGAGGCGGCCTGGGCCGCAGGGGTGCATGGGCTCATCTCATCCCTGCCCAATGGCTACGAAACCCGGCTGGGTCCGCACGGCTCCAACCTTTCGGCAGGGCAGCGCCAGCGTGTCGGACTTGCACGGGCCCTTTATGGAAACCCTTTTCTGATTGTGCTCGACGAGCCCAATTCCAATCTGGACATGGAGGGGGACGAGGCGTTGACCGGGGCGATCCTGAACGCGCGCAGGCGGGGGGCGATCGTCGTGGTCGTGGCCCATAGACCAAGCGCGGTCGCGGCGGTGGACAAGCTGTTGTTCATGCGCGATGGCCGACAGGCGGCGTTCGGCAACAAGGGTGAGGTGCTCGAACAGGTGGCGCTGCCGCCCGCGCGGGGCCGCGATGCGTGA
- a CDS encoding acyltransferase: MMQQVTMGEGVVIFQPDLVNLYGCSIGRNSRVGSFVEIQKNASVGENCKISSHSFICEGVVIEDGVFIGHGVMFTNDLYPRATTESGELQGAADWSVVPTRVCRNASIGSNATILAGITIGEGALIGAGSVVTRDVAPGQTVAGVPARPMRHQAPAAPQPHQKELQS; encoded by the coding sequence ATGATGCAGCAGGTGACGATGGGTGAGGGCGTGGTGATCTTCCAGCCCGACCTCGTCAATCTCTACGGCTGCTCGATCGGCAGGAACAGTCGCGTCGGCAGCTTCGTGGAAATCCAGAAGAACGCCAGTGTTGGCGAGAACTGCAAGATATCGAGCCATTCCTTCATCTGCGAAGGCGTCGTTATCGAGGACGGCGTGTTCATCGGCCACGGCGTGATGTTCACCAACGACCTCTACCCGCGCGCCACCACCGAGAGTGGTGAACTGCAGGGGGCGGCCGACTGGTCCGTGGTTCCCACGCGCGTCTGCCGCAATGCCTCCATCGGCTCCAATGCCACCATCCTTGCCGGCATCACCATTGGCGAAGGCGCCCTCATCGGCGCCGGCTCCGTCGTCACCCGCGACGTTGCGCCCGGACAAACCGTCGCCGGCGTTCCCGCGCGGCCGATGCGCCACCAGGCGCCGGCCGCCCCCCAGCCTCACCAGAAAGAGCTTCAGTCATGA
- a CDS encoding NAD-dependent epimerase/dehydratase family protein produces MRGKRILITGGAGLIGSHIADLVALEAPAEIVILDNFVRGRLDNLETARRLANVTIVEGDIRDTAKVAETMAGIDILFHQAAIRITQCAEEPRLAHDVLATGTFNVLEAAVNAGVQKVVAASSASVLGAADIYPTTEEHHSYNNRTIYGAAKVYNEALLRSFNEMYGLKYVALRYFNVYGPRMDVHGAYTEVLIRWMERIAAGLPPIIMGDGTQTMDFVHVRDIARANMLAAQSDISDEVFNVASGSEISLRDLAQLLLDVMGSSLTPIHEPARKVNPVPRRLASTVKAARDIGFSTQISLEAGMADLVSWWQASRMTQRSEVA; encoded by the coding sequence ATGAGAGGCAAGCGCATTCTGATCACTGGCGGCGCCGGACTGATCGGCTCCCACATCGCCGACCTGGTCGCGCTCGAGGCGCCGGCCGAGATCGTCATCCTCGACAATTTCGTGCGCGGGCGCCTCGATAACCTCGAAACCGCCCGGCGCCTGGCCAATGTCACCATTGTCGAGGGCGACATCCGCGACACTGCCAAAGTCGCCGAGACCATGGCCGGCATCGACATTCTCTTCCACCAGGCCGCAATCCGCATCACCCAATGCGCCGAAGAACCGCGTCTTGCCCATGACGTTCTCGCCACCGGCACCTTCAACGTGCTCGAAGCCGCAGTGAACGCCGGCGTTCAAAAAGTCGTCGCCGCCTCCTCCGCCTCGGTGCTGGGCGCCGCCGACATTTACCCCACCACCGAAGAGCACCATTCCTACAACAACCGCACCATCTACGGCGCCGCCAAGGTCTATAACGAAGCCCTCTTGCGCAGTTTCAACGAGATGTACGGCCTCAAATACGTCGCCCTGCGCTATTTCAACGTCTATGGCCCGCGCATGGATGTGCACGGCGCCTATACCGAAGTGCTGATCCGCTGGATGGAGCGCATCGCCGCGGGCCTGCCCCCCATCATCATGGGCGATGGCACCCAGACCATGGATTTCGTCCATGTCCGGGATATTGCCCGCGCCAATATGCTGGCGGCCCAATCCGATATCAGCGACGAGGTTTTTAACGTCGCCAGCGGCAGCGAGATCAGCCTGCGCGACCTCGCACAGCTCCTGCTTGACGTAATGGGCTCCTCCCTGACGCCCATCCACGAGCCCGCCCGCAAGGTGAACCCCGTGCCCCGTCGCCTGGCCTCCACGGTGAAAGCCGCGCGCGATATCGGTTTTAGCACCCAGATCTCGCTCGAGGCCGGCATGGCCGATCTCGTCTCCTGGTGGCAGGCCAGCCGCATGACGCAACGGAGTGAAGTGGCATGA
- a CDS encoding DegT/DnrJ/EryC1/StrS family aminotransferase, which yields MIPFLDLRAQYALIQQQIESAVTNVLRSGHYVLGDEVKAFEEEFAYYCGTRHAIAVNTGTSALHLALIAAGIKAGDEVITSPFTFIASAAAIRYIGARPVFVDIDPTTFNIDPNKIEAAITPRTKAILPVHLYGQMAPMNDILIIAARHGLAVIEDACQAHGAEYDRQRAGSIGVSGCFSFYPGKNLGAYGEGGIVVTSNDEQARKIRMLRDWGQERRYHHVMEGYNYRMDAIQGAILRVKLRQLEEWTEARRARARLYTKLLAGSDVITPAEMEGNRHVWHVFAVRSTDRDGLRARLLHEGIETGLHYPVPVHLQPAYADLGQQRGDFPEAEAAADSVLSLPLYPELSERDVAYIADAVRQDVYAA from the coding sequence ATGATCCCGTTCCTAGACCTTCGGGCGCAATACGCCCTCATCCAGCAGCAGATCGAAAGCGCGGTCACCAATGTCCTGCGCTCCGGCCATTACGTGCTGGGCGATGAAGTGAAAGCCTTCGAGGAAGAGTTCGCGTACTATTGCGGCACGCGCCACGCCATTGCCGTCAATACCGGCACCAGCGCGCTCCATCTCGCGCTCATTGCCGCCGGCATCAAGGCGGGCGACGAGGTCATCACTTCCCCCTTCACCTTCATCGCCTCGGCCGCCGCCATCCGCTATATCGGTGCCCGCCCGGTTTTCGTGGACATCGATCCTACAACGTTCAACATCGATCCCAACAAGATCGAAGCGGCCATCACTCCGCGCACCAAGGCCATCCTGCCAGTGCATCTTTACGGGCAAATGGCGCCGATGAACGACATCCTCATCATCGCCGCCCGCCACGGCCTCGCGGTCATCGAAGATGCCTGCCAGGCCCATGGCGCCGAATATGATCGCCAGCGCGCCGGCAGTATCGGGGTCTCGGGCTGTTTCAGCTTCTATCCCGGCAAAAACCTTGGCGCCTATGGCGAAGGCGGCATCGTCGTCACCAGCAATGACGAACAGGCGCGAAAAATCCGCATGCTCCGCGACTGGGGCCAGGAGCGCCGTTACCACCACGTCATGGAAGGCTATAATTACCGCATGGACGCCATTCAGGGCGCCATCTTGCGGGTCAAGCTCCGTCAGCTCGAAGAGTGGACCGAGGCCCGCCGCGCCCGCGCCCGCCTCTACACAAAACTGCTCGCCGGGTCCGATGTGATCACCCCCGCCGAAATGGAGGGCAATCGCCACGTCTGGCACGTCTTTGCCGTCCGCAGCACGGATCGCGACGGCCTGCGCGCCCGCCTCCTGCACGAGGGCATCGAAACTGGTCTTCATTATCCGGTGCCGGTGCACCTCCAGCCCGCCTATGCTGATCTCGGCCAACAGCGCGGCGATTTTCCTGAGGCTGAGGCCGCCGCCGACAGCGTGCTCTCCCTCCCCCTTTATCCGGAACTGTCCGAACGCGATGTCGCCTACATCGCCGATGCGGTGAGGCAAGATGTCTACGCTGCTTGA
- a CDS encoding lipopolysaccharide biosynthesis protein yields MSNFDFGFYFALFRRRLPTFLTVLILAGAALFVAISLWPVSYRASARILVESPQIPTDLAKSTVPTGAAEQFQIIQEDVLSRESLLALADRFKLYASRPRMSETDIVTDMESRFAIDPIPVGTGSGATATVFQISFKADRPGTAATVVNELVAMILKKDVELRTERARETVTFFNAETARLNASLRLIEEQILSFKNENFSALPDSIDFRRNQQTTQQGRLLVLAQEEAGLNRRRLSLQSRPLSLMTNPVTPDEQTLASLRQLLVQQSAAFSDDSPTLVALRGRIDALEKSLMAPAPATTSGEADANGASGDTVADDDTAIQSSEMFDIRERLEEIADERAQLEKSLATLTASIEATPGIETALNSLQRNRQNLQAQYDVTVSRLAEASTGQQIELLLKGERLSLIESAVPPQRPQGPGQRLLILGGGLAALGIALATLVVPEFFNRRIRRPAELVSRLQITPYITVPYIERPAAGYSWLPRLIKRVGTKLGLGARRGPAPVPAPAFSASRKTTASR; encoded by the coding sequence TTGTCGAATTTTGATTTCGGTTTCTACTTCGCCCTGTTTCGGCGCCGGCTGCCCACCTTCCTGACGGTCCTGATCCTGGCCGGCGCTGCCTTGTTCGTCGCCATTTCCCTCTGGCCGGTGTCCTATCGGGCGTCCGCGCGCATCCTCGTCGAATCACCGCAGATCCCAACCGATCTGGCCAAGTCGACCGTGCCCACCGGTGCCGCCGAACAGTTCCAGATCATCCAGGAGGACGTGCTCTCCCGCGAGAGCCTTCTCGCCCTGGCCGATCGCTTCAAACTCTACGCCAGCCGGCCGCGGATGAGCGAAACCGACATCGTCACCGATATGGAGTCCCGCTTTGCCATCGACCCGATCCCGGTCGGTACAGGCAGCGGCGCCACAGCCACCGTGTTCCAGATTTCCTTTAAGGCCGACCGCCCCGGAACCGCTGCCACAGTGGTCAACGAACTCGTCGCCATGATCCTCAAGAAAGACGTTGAGCTGCGTACCGAGCGCGCCCGCGAAACCGTGACCTTCTTCAACGCAGAAACTGCCCGTCTGAACGCCTCGCTACGCCTCATCGAGGAGCAGATCCTCTCCTTCAAGAACGAGAATTTCAGCGCCCTGCCCGACAGTATCGACTTCCGTCGCAACCAGCAGACCACTCAGCAGGGGCGTCTGCTGGTGCTGGCGCAGGAAGAGGCCGGGCTTAACCGTCGACGTCTGTCGCTTCAATCTCGCCCGCTCAGCCTCATGACCAATCCGGTCACTCCGGACGAACAGACCCTGGCCTCGCTCCGCCAGCTGCTCGTGCAGCAGAGCGCCGCCTTCAGCGACGACAGCCCCACCCTCGTTGCCCTGCGCGGCCGCATCGACGCGCTTGAAAAGAGCTTGATGGCTCCCGCTCCAGCCACGACCAGCGGCGAAGCCGACGCCAATGGTGCATCCGGCGACACGGTTGCGGATGACGACACCGCCATCCAGAGCTCGGAAATGTTCGATATCCGCGAGCGCCTTGAGGAGATTGCCGACGAACGCGCCCAGCTCGAAAAATCGCTGGCCACCCTGACCGCATCCATCGAAGCGACGCCCGGTATCGAAACCGCCCTCAATTCCCTCCAGCGCAATCGTCAGAACCTGCAGGCGCAATATGATGTGACTGTCTCGCGCCTCGCCGAAGCCTCGACTGGCCAGCAGATCGAACTCCTGCTCAAGGGCGAACGTCTGTCGCTGATCGAAAGCGCCGTTCCCCCGCAAAGGCCGCAGGGCCCGGGTCAGCGCCTGCTGATTCTCGGCGGCGGGCTTGCGGCGCTGGGCATCGCGCTGGCCACGCTGGTCGTGCCCGAATTCTTCAACCGGCGTATCCGCCGGCCAGCCGAGCTGGTCTCGCGGCTCCAGATCACCCCTTACATCACCGTGCCCTATATCGAGCGTCCGGCCGCCGGCTACAGCTGGCTACCCCGCCTCATCAAGCGCGTGGGCACCAAACTTGGCCTCGGCGCGCGCCGCGGCCCCGCCCCCGTTCCTGCCCCCGCCTTTTCCGCCTCCCGCAAAACCACAGCGAGCCGCTAG